The following are from one region of the Amycolatopsis lurida genome:
- a CDS encoding ABC transporter ATP-binding protein, with product MAEPALEAVGLRRRFPHPSGDVEVLRGLELRVAAGELVTVSGRSGSGKSALLALLCGFDSPDSGSVLLDGVPIAGAPPWHTCAVLPQALGLANELTIAENVALPLRLRSDVPKPSAKDIHARVSELLEELGIGDLGDRYPLEVSFGQQQRVALARAVSGRPRVLLTDEPTAHLDAGSTPRVLRLLRRCAEEGAAVIVATHDDEVHRIADRRVRLLDGVLS from the coding sequence ATGGCGGAACCCGCCCTCGAGGCCGTCGGGTTGCGCCGCCGGTTCCCCCATCCCAGCGGGGACGTCGAAGTCCTGCGCGGGCTCGAACTGCGGGTGGCCGCGGGCGAACTGGTCACCGTGTCCGGCCGGTCGGGTTCCGGCAAGAGCGCCCTGCTGGCACTGCTGTGCGGTTTCGACTCGCCCGATTCCGGCAGTGTCCTGCTGGACGGCGTCCCGATAGCGGGTGCGCCGCCGTGGCACACCTGCGCGGTCCTGCCGCAGGCGCTCGGCCTCGCGAACGAGCTGACCATCGCGGAGAACGTGGCGCTGCCGCTGCGGCTCCGGTCCGACGTCCCCAAACCCAGCGCGAAAGACATCCACGCGCGGGTTTCGGAGCTGCTGGAGGAACTCGGGATCGGCGATCTCGGCGACCGCTATCCGCTCGAGGTCTCGTTCGGGCAGCAGCAACGAGTCGCGCTCGCCAGGGCGGTCAGTGGGCGTCCCCGCGTCCTGCTCACCGACGAGCCGACGGCGCATCTGGACGCCGGGAGCACGCCGCGGGTGCTTCGGCTGCTGCGGCGCTGCGCCGAGGAGGGTGCCGCGGTCATCGTGGCGACGCACGACGACGAGGTACACCGGATCGCGGACCGGCGGGTTCGACTGCTGGACGGCGTCCTTTCCTGA